A region of bacterium DNA encodes the following proteins:
- a CDS encoding cytochrome C oxidase Cbb3, which translates to MYKHVFELIDGVAFFPILALLIFFTFFMLVIMWLVRMDRTHVRYMEEMPLDHPIMSSNNGGKIHG; encoded by the coding sequence ATGTATAAACATGTTTTTGAACTGATCGATGGCGTTGCATTCTTCCCGATACTGGCATTACTGATTTTTTTCACGTTTTTTATGCTGGTTATTATGTGGTTGGTACGTATGGATCGCACGCATGTGCGATATATGGAAGAAATGCCGCTCGATCATCCTATCATGTCATCCAACAACGGAGGAAAAATCCATGGCTAA